Proteins co-encoded in one Coregonus clupeaformis isolate EN_2021a chromosome 17, ASM2061545v1, whole genome shotgun sequence genomic window:
- the LOC121585543 gene encoding cellular retinoic acid-binding protein 2: protein MDQKIADFSGMWKMKTSENFEELLKALGVNVFVRKIAVAAASRPAVEITQQGESLSIQTSTSIRTTHVSFTVGQSFIEDTVDGRPCTSTPRWETNSKISCEQTLQKGEGPKTAWTREVTNDGELILTMSAGDVVCTRVYQRE from the exons atggaccaaaaaattgcagACTTCTCTGGGATGTGGAAAATGAAGACTTCTGAAAactttgaagaactactgaaAGCGTTGG GTGTGAACGTGTTTGTCAGGAAGATAGCCGTGGCTGCAGCCTCCAGACCTGCAGTAGAGATCACCCAGCAGGGAGAGAGCCTCTCCATCCAGACCTCCACCAGCATACGCACCACCCATGTCTCCTTCACCGTGGGCCAGTCCTTCATTGAGGACACAGTGGACGGACGCCCCTGCACG AGTACCCCTCGCTGGGAGACAAATAGCAAGATCAGCTGTGAGCAGACTTTGCAGAAAGGGGAGGGCCCTAAGACTGCCTGGACCCGTGAAGTGACCAATGATGGTGAACTGATTTTG ACAATGAGCGCTGGGGATGTCGTGTGCACCAGAGTGTATCAACGAGAATGA